TCGACCTATTTTCTTCCGTCTTGCGCTTTCTTGGATTTGAAGGACTCTGCTGTATCAACTACAAAGTGTTGGACGACCGTCCCTTTCTTTTCGAGATCAACCCGAGGTTCGGCGGAAGCCTCTGTCCATTCTTTCCGTTCTTTTTACGACACTTGCACTGAAGAGACCTCTGCGCCGGATGGATTTTCGCATGGCATCGGCTCCTCAGATGAGCTTCACATCGCGCGCAAACCGCTCCATCATCGCCGCCATGTCTTCGTAACTGCGGGCGAAATTGAAGAAAGCGAGGTACAGATAGTCGGCGCCAAGTTCCTGGTAGCGCGGAATGTCGTCGATCATGGCTTCCGGTCGCTTGCCGCGCGGCGACACGCACAGGGTAATGGTGGACATATCCCGACCGATCTTCGCGGCTTTCTCTCTGAGTTTATCCAGGCGTTCGGCGAACTCTTGCGGACTGAACACGACAGCAGCCCAGCCATCGCCGTACTCCGCCACCCGACGCAGGGCAGGTCCAAGGTGACCGCCAATCCAGATAGGCGGATGCGGTTTCTGCACGGGCCGCGGTTCGCAACGCAGATCCGCGAAGTTGAAGTAGCGACCGGCAAAGCGCGGGTTCTCGCTGGTCCAGAGTTCTTTCATGACGGCGACCGTCTCATCGCTGAGCGCGCCACGCTCGGAGAACGGGGCATTGAGGGCATTGAACTCTTCTTCCATCCAACCCACACCGACGCCGAGGATGACGCGACCGCCGGATAGCACATCCAAAGTAGCAACGGTTTTGGCGGTGACGACGGCATGCCGATGCGGCAACACCAGGACCGCCGTGCCTAAACGTATTTTCGTCGTGCAGGCGGCGGCGAAACTCAGGATGCTAAGCGGTTCGAGAATCGGCTCTTTGGGATCGAGCGGGAAGGACCCGCTCGCGGTATACGGATATTTCGAGGCGATAGCGGTTGGCGTAACAATGTGGTCCCCGACCCAGACCGAATCGAACCCCAAGGCTTCCGCCGTCTGGGCAGTGGTCCGAATGTTGGCCTGGACATTCCCGCGAGCAAGCGGCCCAATATGGGGGAGAAACGCGCCATATTTCATGAAATTTCCTCCTTCGGCATTCGACTAGCATATCCTCCGGCGAAAGGCGAACGTGCGATGGTAATCTACCGCGAGACGTGCTAACCAAGCCTCTGGCAATCGCGAGAAAACGCAGCGTTCAACCGCTGCCGGCAGGAAAGAGGGCAGGGGAAGCGTAGATTTTCCGCACGTTCGTTCCGAGCTGAAAGTCTTCGTTCCCGTGTCAGGAAGATCGCGGTGCCGTTGATAAGGAGACCGATGTCAAGTCTTCGTTTGTTACTCGTACGGCATGGGGAGACGGTGTGGAACCAGGAGAACCGTTGGCAGGGACAAGCGGATATTCCTCTGAGCGACAGCGGGCACGCGCAAGCGCTACGTCTTGCCCAACGCCTGCGTGCCGAAGGACGACAGGTCCAGGCGATCTATAGCAGCGACTT
The window above is part of the Deltaproteobacteria bacterium genome. Proteins encoded here:
- a CDS encoding TIGR03619 family F420-dependent LLM class oxidoreductase, which encodes MKYGAFLPHIGPLARGNVQANIRTTAQTAEALGFDSVWVGDHIVTPTAIASKYPYTASGSFPLDPKEPILEPLSILSFAAACTTKIRLGTAVLVLPHRHAVVTAKTVATLDVLSGGRVILGVGVGWMEEEFNALNAPFSERGALSDETVAVMKELWTSENPRFAGRYFNFADLRCEPRPVQKPHPPIWIGGHLGPALRRVAEYGDGWAAVVFSPQEFAERLDKLREKAAKIGRDMSTITLCVSPRGKRPEAMIDDIPRYQELGADYLYLAFFNFARSYEDMAAMMERFARDVKLI